In Flavobacterium sp. WV_118_3, one DNA window encodes the following:
- a CDS encoding CusA/CzcA family heavy metal efflux RND transporter, with product MLNKIIEFSVRNKLIIGLLVLALLGYGGYQATQLPIDAVPDITNNQVQVITTAPSFGATDIERLVTFPIEQANSNISGLKEIRSFSRFGLSLVTIVFEDNVDIYWARQQVAERLQQVQSQIPQGIGTPGLGPISTGLGEIYQYVLRPEKGYEQKYDITDLRTLQDWIVRRQLLGVKGVAEVSSFGGKLKQYEIAVNPNKLNAYGITINDVFTALETNNQNTGGAYIEKGPTVLYIRSEGLIGTITDIENIAIAGKNNETPLFLRDIADIKTGFATRFGAMCYNDQGEVAGAVVMMLKGANSSQVIKNVKERIDQIQKTLPKGVVIEPFLDRTKMVNNAIGTVERNLLEGALIVVFVLVVFLGNIRAGLLVASVIPLSMLFAICMMNAFGVSGNLMSLGALDFGLIVDGAVIIVESVMHQLSHNARFQKVTNLSGKQMDKTVIGSASKMMNSAVFGQIIILIVYLPIFTLEGIEGKMFRPMAQTVAFALLGAFILSLTYIPMMSSFFLSKKINHKANLSDRVMARIESIYKKNLIKVLRIPGAVLAVVIGLFGIAILVLTTLGGEFIPSLEEGDFAVDTRVLTGSNLTTTIETTQKAAHILKSQFPEVIKVVTKIGSGEVPTDPMPMDASDMMVILKDKSEWTSAHTFPELSAKMHKALEDVPGITAGFQFPVQMRFNELMTGARQDVVLKIFGENLDSLAKTANRLGKVIGTVKGAENIYIEPVTGMPQIIISYNRPLIAQYHLSIADINRVVNTAFAGQSSGLVFEGEKRFDLVVRLNTSDRKNIEDVRNLLIPTPNGKQIPLVQLADIQIKNGPNQIQRENAQRRIIVGFNVKGRDVQSIVEELQTKVNSQLKLPDGYYITYGGSFENLNEAKSRLLVAVPVSLLLIFVLLFFAFKSVKESLLIYTAIPLSTIGGILFLALRGMPFSISAGVGFIALFGVAVLNGIVLIAEFNRLKKANMKNIARIVITGTGLRLRPVLMTAFVASLGFLPMAVSNGAGAEVQRPLATVVIGGLLIATFLTLFVLPILFILFEKGIKWKVGMKSLKLFCIMTFLTVGTIQAQTEITLDQALETAVKNNRILKSEHLKATYAEALIKSSASLPQTDFTADVGQINSYYNDTKFGVAQSFAFPTVYTRQRQLFEEEWKQSLLGVSLKEYEVKKAVTQLYYQLQYWYEKEKLLSKADTLYGNFYQKANLRLQKGESNVLEKATAETQKMAITTQLKQIQQEIAIGLLQFQLLLNSDTVYKPENTDKKAALIPAVGVDENPFLQLLEQSKTVAARQTALERARLLPGFMVGYSNTSFRGTGANEVVYDAGSRFHSIQAGVSVPLFTKGQKNRAKASKIMETVAQSDYEAATALLQTQNKKLMAAYLSNLEIVQYFENNGLKNASLIAETAEKQFVNGEINYLDFVLLLNQSISIQNNYAEALKTLNDTVIQLNYLTSN from the coding sequence ATGTTAAATAAAATAATTGAGTTTTCCGTAAGGAATAAACTCATAATCGGGCTATTGGTATTGGCGCTGCTTGGCTATGGAGGCTATCAGGCAACACAATTGCCCATCGATGCGGTTCCTGATATTACCAATAATCAGGTTCAGGTAATCACTACAGCGCCGTCATTCGGAGCCACCGATATTGAACGGTTGGTAACCTTTCCGATTGAACAGGCTAACAGTAATATTTCGGGATTAAAGGAGATCCGGAGCTTTTCCAGATTCGGACTGTCTTTGGTGACCATAGTGTTTGAAGATAATGTCGATATCTACTGGGCCCGGCAACAGGTAGCGGAACGTTTACAACAAGTGCAAAGTCAAATCCCGCAGGGGATAGGAACGCCTGGTTTAGGGCCAATTTCTACCGGATTGGGAGAGATTTATCAGTATGTGTTGCGTCCTGAGAAAGGATACGAACAAAAATATGATATTACCGATTTAAGGACCTTGCAGGACTGGATTGTACGCCGACAATTATTGGGCGTAAAAGGAGTCGCCGAAGTCAGTAGTTTTGGGGGAAAATTAAAGCAGTATGAAATTGCAGTTAATCCCAATAAATTAAATGCTTATGGTATTACGATAAACGATGTTTTTACAGCGCTGGAAACCAATAATCAAAATACCGGAGGTGCCTATATCGAAAAAGGACCAACCGTATTGTATATCCGAAGTGAAGGACTCATTGGCACCATAACCGATATCGAAAATATTGCCATAGCCGGTAAAAATAATGAAACCCCGTTGTTTTTAAGAGATATTGCCGATATCAAAACCGGATTTGCAACTCGTTTTGGAGCCATGTGCTATAACGATCAGGGCGAAGTAGCCGGCGCGGTAGTTATGATGCTTAAAGGAGCCAACAGCAGCCAGGTGATAAAAAATGTAAAAGAACGTATTGATCAGATCCAGAAAACGCTACCAAAAGGCGTGGTAATCGAACCTTTTCTTGACCGGACTAAAATGGTGAACAATGCGATTGGTACCGTCGAGCGGAATCTGTTGGAGGGCGCCTTGATTGTCGTTTTTGTACTTGTGGTTTTTCTGGGAAATATCCGGGCCGGTTTGCTTGTGGCTTCCGTAATTCCGCTATCGATGCTTTTTGCGATCTGTATGATGAACGCCTTTGGTGTTAGCGGTAATCTGATGAGTTTAGGAGCACTGGATTTCGGACTGATTGTAGATGGGGCGGTAATTATTGTCGAATCGGTGATGCATCAGCTTTCGCATAACGCCCGATTTCAGAAGGTTACCAATCTGTCCGGAAAGCAGATGGATAAAACGGTAATCGGATCGGCCAGTAAGATGATGAACAGTGCCGTATTCGGACAAATTATCATTTTAATTGTATACCTGCCTATTTTTACCCTGGAAGGAATCGAAGGTAAGATGTTTCGACCTATGGCACAAACAGTAGCTTTTGCACTTCTTGGCGCATTTATTTTGTCGCTCACCTATATCCCGATGATGAGTTCTTTTTTTCTAAGTAAAAAAATTAACCACAAGGCCAACCTGTCCGATAGGGTTATGGCACGTATAGAAAGCATCTATAAAAAAAACTTAATAAAGGTTTTACGAATTCCGGGAGCTGTTTTAGCAGTTGTAATCGGGCTTTTTGGGATTGCCATTTTGGTACTGACAACATTGGGAGGCGAGTTTATCCCTTCGCTGGAAGAAGGTGATTTTGCGGTTGATACCCGTGTATTAACCGGAAGTAATCTGACGACTACGATAGAAACGACCCAAAAAGCCGCTCATATATTGAAATCACAGTTTCCCGAAGTGATTAAAGTGGTTACTAAAATCGGTAGTGGAGAAGTTCCAACTGATCCGATGCCTATGGATGCCAGCGATATGATGGTGATTCTAAAGGATAAGAGTGAATGGACTTCGGCACATACTTTTCCGGAATTGTCGGCCAAAATGCATAAAGCATTAGAAGATGTACCCGGTATAACAGCGGGATTTCAGTTTCCGGTTCAAATGCGGTTTAATGAGTTGATGACCGGAGCCCGACAGGATGTGGTTTTAAAAATTTTTGGCGAAAATCTGGATTCACTCGCCAAAACGGCCAATCGATTGGGGAAAGTAATCGGAACTGTAAAGGGAGCCGAAAATATTTATATTGAACCGGTTACCGGTATGCCACAGATTATCATTTCGTATAACCGACCTTTAATTGCACAATACCATTTATCGATAGCCGATATCAATAGAGTGGTGAATACCGCCTTTGCAGGGCAAAGTTCCGGATTGGTTTTTGAAGGCGAAAAACGGTTTGACCTTGTGGTTCGACTTAATACCAGTGATCGGAAAAATATCGAAGATGTCCGTAATTTATTGATCCCAACTCCAAACGGAAAGCAGATTCCTTTGGTACAACTGGCCGATATTCAGATTAAAAATGGACCCAACCAGATTCAACGGGAAAATGCGCAGCGCCGGATAATTGTAGGATTTAATGTAAAAGGACGCGATGTACAAAGTATTGTAGAAGAACTGCAAACAAAAGTTAATTCGCAACTTAAGTTGCCCGATGGGTATTATATTACCTATGGCGGTTCGTTTGAAAACCTGAACGAAGCGAAAAGCCGTCTACTGGTAGCGGTTCCGGTTTCATTGCTACTGATTTTTGTATTACTGTTTTTTGCGTTTAAATCTGTAAAAGAGAGTTTACTTATTTACACGGCGATTCCATTATCGACCATAGGTGGAATTTTGTTCCTTGCTTTAAGAGGAATGCCCTTTAGTATCAGTGCCGGCGTTGGATTTATTGCCCTTTTTGGCGTAGCCGTATTGAATGGTATTGTTTTGATTGCAGAATTTAACCGTCTAAAGAAAGCAAATATGAAAAATATAGCCCGAATTGTCATAACCGGTACCGGATTGCGACTTCGTCCGGTATTAATGACCGCATTTGTAGCTTCACTGGGCTTTTTGCCTATGGCAGTAAGTAATGGTGCGGGAGCCGAGGTACAACGTCCGCTCGCAACGGTAGTAATTGGAGGATTACTAATTGCGACCTTTCTGACACTTTTTGTATTGCCGATCCTCTTTATTTTATTTGAAAAGGGAATCAAATGGAAAGTCGGAATGAAAAGCTTGAAATTGTTTTGTATTATGACCTTTTTAACGGTGGGGACGATACAGGCACAAACGGAGATCACCCTTGATCAAGCCTTGGAAACGGCAGTAAAAAACAATCGGATTCTTAAAAGTGAACACTTAAAAGCCACTTATGCGGAAGCTCTGATTAAATCATCTGCCAGCTTGCCTCAAACCGATTTTACTGCAGATGTAGGTCAGATTAATAGTTATTACAATGATACCAAATTTGGAGTGGCACAGAGTTTTGCTTTTCCAACAGTGTATACAAGACAACGACAACTTTTTGAGGAAGAATGGAAGCAAAGTTTACTAGGGGTTTCTCTAAAAGAATATGAAGTCAAAAAAGCCGTTACTCAACTTTATTATCAGTTACAGTACTGGTATGAAAAGGAAAAACTTCTTTCGAAAGCCGATACACTTTACGGTAATTTTTACCAAAAAGCAAATCTCCGACTTCAAAAAGGAGAAAGTAATGTTTTGGAAAAAGCAACTGCCGAAACCCAAAAAATGGCTATAACCACTCAACTAAAACAAATCCAACAGGAAATCGCAATAGGGTTATTACAATTTCAGTTATTGCTTAATTCGGATACCGTGTATAAACCGGAAAATACCGATAAAAAAGCAGCATTAATACCGGCTGTTGGTGTTGATGAAAATCCTTTTTTACAATTATTGGAACAATCCAAGACCGTAGCGGCACGACAAACAGCCTTGGAACGAGCCCGGTTACTACCCGGATTTATGGTGGGCTATAGTAATACCAGTTTTAGAGGTACCGGCGCGAATGAGGTGGTATACGATGCCGGAAGCCGTTTCCATTCCATTCAGGCAGGAGTTTCGGTACCACTATTTACCAAGGGACAGAAAAACAGAGCAAAAGCTTCGAAAATAATGGAAACAGTAGCGCAAAGCGATTATGAAGCCGCAACTGCGCTACTTCAAACACAAAATAAAAAGCTGATGGCAGCCTATCTGAGTAACCTCGAAATCGTGCAGTATTTTGAAAATAACGGACTTAAAAATGCCTCGTTAATTGCAGAAACAGCCGAAAAACAGTTCGTAAATGGAGAAATTAACTACCTCGATTTCGTACTGCTTTTAAATCAGTCTATCAGTATACAAAATAATTATGCAGAAGCCTTAAAAACACTGAACGACACCGTTATTCAACTGAATTATCTTACCTCAAATTAA
- a CDS encoding efflux RND transporter periplasmic adaptor subunit: MITIGLDSPKKRGIINITKYKFQRFPGAVLIMVLLGLVSCKNKTEVASDTNISKKENQVVLTTAQFKNAGIETTQLTSKNMAGILKLNGKIDVPPQNLISVSAPLGGYLLQTNLLPGTHVRKGERIAIMEDQQYIQLQQDYLQAKSRLNFAELDYQRQKDLNQSQASSNKVLQLAQAEMNNQRILMQALAEKLKLIHINPATLTADKISKNVSVYSTISGFVSKVNANIGKYVTPSDVMFELIDPEDIHLSLQVYEKDVIKLAIGQKIIAYSNAEPDKKYEARIILISKDINTDGLTTVHCHFTKYDKDLLPGMYMNAEVELTSGKVNTLPEASIVNFEGKNYVFIQTGLRTYKMQEVSIGNQENSDVEIQNSSILEGKTLVLKGAYALLMQLKNKENDTEY, translated from the coding sequence ATGATAACGATAGGATTAGATAGCCCTAAAAAACGGGGGATCATAAATATAACAAAATACAAATTCCAGAGATTCCCGGGAGCAGTACTGATTATGGTATTACTGGGACTGGTAAGCTGTAAAAATAAAACCGAAGTCGCATCGGATACCAACATTTCTAAAAAAGAAAATCAGGTGGTACTTACTACTGCGCAGTTTAAAAATGCCGGTATTGAAACCACACAGTTGACGTCAAAAAACATGGCGGGTATCCTGAAACTAAACGGAAAAATAGATGTTCCACCACAAAATCTGATTTCCGTAAGTGCGCCCTTAGGAGGCTATTTGCTGCAAACCAATCTTTTGCCCGGAACGCATGTCCGTAAAGGAGAGCGAATTGCGATTATGGAAGATCAACAATATATCCAGTTGCAACAGGATTATTTACAGGCGAAGTCCAGACTCAATTTTGCCGAGTTGGATTATCAGCGCCAGAAAGACCTCAACCAAAGTCAGGCCAGCAGTAATAAGGTCTTGCAATTGGCTCAGGCAGAAATGAACAACCAGCGTATCCTGATGCAGGCACTGGCCGAAAAATTAAAACTGATCCATATTAATCCGGCGACACTTACAGCGGATAAGATTTCGAAAAATGTTTCGGTTTACAGTACGATTTCCGGTTTTGTGAGTAAAGTCAATGCCAACATTGGTAAATATGTAACCCCTTCTGATGTGATGTTTGAACTGATTGATCCGGAAGATATTCACCTGAGTTTACAGGTATATGAAAAAGACGTGATTAAACTGGCTATAGGTCAGAAAATAATAGCTTACAGCAATGCGGAACCGGATAAAAAATATGAAGCCCGAATCATTTTGATCAGTAAAGATATTAATACCGATGGATTAACTACCGTGCATTGTCATTTTACCAAGTATGATAAAGACCTGTTACCGGGTATGTATATGAATGCTGAGGTGGAATTGACTTCCGGTAAAGTGAATACACTTCCGGAAGCCAGTATCGTTAATTTTGAAGGAAAGAATTATGTTTTCATTCAAACGGGTCTTCGAACCTATAAAATGCAGGAAGTTAGCATCGGAAATCAGGAAAATTCGGATGTGGAAATACAAAATAGTAGTATTTTAGAGGGAAAGACCCTTGTTTTAAAGGGAGCTTATGCGTTGCTAATGCAATTAAAAAATAAGGAAAATGATACAGAATATTAG
- a CDS encoding phosphatase PAP2 family protein: MIQNIRKTILLLVVLFWETTFFGATGTGTYQFTVHNPDTTVIVKKADPVYQFSTKKMIIPAVFITYGLLSLMVEDIKNINNSTQFEVSEHAPKHIVYDNYTQYAPAAAVYALNLFGVEGKHNLRDRTLIYATSQLIAGAIIMPVKYLVKEERPDKTNNLSFPSGHTATAFSSAHFMFREYEDKSLWLALSGYPLAAFTGIYRILNDKHWVGDVITGAGIGILSTELAYWLFPKIDHLLKGKGQKTSTLVYPFYQSNNVGLGFTRKF, from the coding sequence ATGATACAGAATATTAGAAAAACAATACTGCTGCTGGTGGTCTTATTTTGGGAGACTACCTTTTTCGGAGCGACAGGTACCGGTACTTATCAGTTTACGGTACACAACCCTGATACTACAGTAATAGTAAAAAAAGCAGATCCGGTTTATCAGTTTTCAACCAAAAAAATGATTATACCGGCTGTATTTATTACGTATGGACTGTTGAGTCTTATGGTTGAAGATATTAAGAATATTAATAATTCCACGCAATTTGAGGTAAGCGAACATGCTCCAAAGCATATTGTATATGATAATTATACCCAATATGCGCCGGCAGCCGCGGTATATGCCTTAAATCTGTTTGGAGTTGAGGGGAAACACAATTTACGGGATCGTACTCTGATTTATGCGACTTCGCAGCTGATTGCCGGAGCGATCATCATGCCGGTAAAGTATCTTGTTAAAGAAGAGCGGCCCGATAAAACAAATAACCTTTCATTTCCATCCGGACATACAGCAACCGCTTTTTCATCGGCACACTTTATGTTTCGCGAATACGAAGACAAATCCCTTTGGTTGGCACTTTCCGGATATCCTCTGGCAGCATTTACTGGTATTTACCGGATTTTAAATGATAAACACTGGGTAGGAGATGTTATCACCGGAGCCGGAATTGGAATCCTGTCTACCGAGTTGGCGTACTGGCTTTTTCCAAAGATTGATCATCTTTTAAAAGGAAAGGGACAGAAAACAAGCACGCTGGTCTATCCGTTTTATCAGTCCAACAATGTAGGGTTAGGTTTTACACGAAAATTTTAG
- a CDS encoding nuclease-related domain-containing protein, with product MCRTYNTIGSLTTLKSHLKRNNIHDFTSLKEVIDFQKSYSILQQELISHHGSRIEQEKNSLNIDLPNLDRTIEVQRHESILRLTNEIDKLKQQLNIATINTSKNFLHKIICRLKQRDYKRKIKFKENNFDSELEKSISALTYNYQVKMNRYQFIASHFNEAVKQSARYALSELERKKTTIDSLNNFIYGALGEQKVVKTLETLSDEYFLINDFTVSFSPAIYNRQENDYIQSVQIDHILVGPSGIFIIETKNWSEKSLANLSLRSPVEQIKRTNFVLFYLLNNTKSDYHLSLDSHHWGNKKIPIKNLIVLTNTKPQEEFQYVKVLTVNELLSYVNYFKPIFSPVETKRITEMLLRINE from the coding sequence ATGTGCAGAACTTATAATACCATTGGTTCACTGACAACTTTAAAATCGCATTTAAAGAGAAACAATATTCATGATTTTACGTCATTAAAAGAAGTCATTGATTTTCAAAAATCATATTCGATTCTCCAACAAGAATTAATTTCACATCATGGAAGTCGTATAGAGCAAGAAAAAAATAGCCTCAATATAGACTTACCGAATTTAGACAGAACAATTGAAGTACAGAGACATGAATCAATACTAAGATTAACAAACGAAATTGATAAGCTAAAACAACAACTGAATATTGCAACAATCAATACGTCTAAAAACTTTCTCCATAAAATAATCTGTCGTTTAAAACAGAGAGATTATAAAAGGAAAATAAAATTTAAAGAAAATAATTTTGATAGTGAACTAGAAAAATCAATTAGCGCACTTACCTACAATTACCAAGTCAAAATGAATCGCTATCAATTTATAGCTTCCCATTTTAATGAAGCAGTAAAACAAAGCGCTCGATATGCTTTATCAGAACTAGAACGAAAAAAAACGACAATAGATAGTCTCAATAATTTTATTTACGGTGCGTTAGGAGAACAAAAAGTAGTTAAGACGTTAGAAACGCTATCTGATGAATATTTTTTAATTAATGACTTTACAGTTTCATTTTCACCTGCAATTTATAATAGACAAGAAAACGATTACATACAGTCTGTTCAAATTGATCATATACTTGTTGGTCCATCGGGGATATTTATTATCGAGACAAAGAATTGGAGTGAAAAATCATTAGCAAATCTAAGTTTACGCTCACCTGTAGAACAAATTAAAAGGACAAATTTTGTGTTATTTTATCTACTAAATAATACGAAGAGTGATTATCATTTAAGCTTGGACAGTCATCATTGGGGGAATAAAAAAATACCAATTAAAAATCTAATTGTTTTGACTAATACAAAACCACAAGAAGAATTTCAATATGTGAAAGTTTTAACTGTCAACGAGCTTCTTAGTTATGTGAATTATTTTAAACCGATATTTTCACCTGTTGAAACTAAAAGAATTACAGAGATGCTTTTACGGATTAATGAATAA
- a CDS encoding VIT family protein, translating into MELEKHYVNRVGWLRAAVLGANDGILSTSSIVIGVAAASNDRTVIVLTALAGLVAGAMSMAAGEYVSVSSQEDTEASDLAREKQELELMPDIELRELAKVYQRRGLDTDLALQVAEQLTRHNALEAHARDELGLNEITQAKPLLAAMASFFSFVAGAVLPLLVSWLAPMVYMIPYQYLFSIVFLMFLGAVAAKAGGSGIRKAVMRICFWGTVAMGATALVGYLFGVNTV; encoded by the coding sequence ATGGAATTGGAAAAACATTATGTCAATAGGGTAGGATGGTTGCGTGCCGCCGTTTTAGGAGCAAACGATGGAATTTTATCGACCAGTAGTATTGTAATTGGCGTAGCGGCCGCCAGTAACGATCGTACGGTTATTGTTCTCACAGCATTAGCCGGGCTGGTGGCCGGAGCCATGTCTATGGCCGCAGGTGAATATGTTTCGGTGAGTTCTCAGGAAGATACCGAAGCATCTGATCTGGCCAGGGAAAAACAGGAATTAGAGCTGATGCCGGATATCGAATTGAGAGAACTCGCGAAAGTATACCAGCGAAGGGGACTTGATACGGATTTAGCCTTACAGGTTGCCGAACAATTAACGCGTCATAATGCACTTGAAGCACATGCCCGGGACGAACTGGGATTAAATGAAATTACTCAGGCAAAACCATTACTCGCCGCTATGGCCTCATTTTTTTCGTTTGTGGCCGGAGCGGTATTACCGTTACTGGTTTCCTGGTTGGCTCCGATGGTATATATGATTCCGTATCAATATCTTTTTTCAATTGTCTTTTTAATGTTTTTAGGTGCTGTTGCAGCAAAAGCGGGAGGATCTGGTATCCGAAAAGCAGTGATGCGGATCTGTTTTTGGGGAACCGTTGCCATGGGCGCAACTGCTTTGGTTGGCTATCTTTTTGGCGTTAATACTGTATAA
- a CDS encoding zinc-ribbon domain-containing protein translates to MALIDCPECGTEVSDKAEKCLKCAYPITNSRANNVDSNSSSKNETSVIVKSKEGCFLQTLNTGYLIIAIVIIIFILLAVIR, encoded by the coding sequence ATGGCATTAATAGATTGTCCTGAGTGCGGAACAGAAGTTTCAGATAAAGCTGAAAAATGCTTAAAGTGTGCTTATCCAATAACCAATAGTAGAGCTAACAATGTTGACTCAAATTCGAGTTCTAAGAACGAAACAAGTGTTATTGTTAAATCAAAAGAAGGTTGTTTTCTTCAAACTTTAAATACGGGGTATCTTATTATTGCGATAGTGATTATTATTTTCATTCTTTTGGCGGTTATACGTTAA
- a CDS encoding thioredoxin family protein — MKFIALLLVALLPTHWEPDFEHAKKLAKEKNELILLNFSGSDWCVPCIVMHRDYFNNTVFTTMADDNLIMVNADFPRKKKNIGSPDQVKRNEALAERYNKEGLFPFTLLLNADGKVIKTWKGKPDVSAEQWAQEVKNICDAQK; from the coding sequence ATGAAATTTATAGCCTTGCTTCTGGTTGCATTACTCCCTACGCATTGGGAGCCGGATTTCGAACACGCTAAAAAATTAGCAAAAGAAAAAAACGAACTAATCCTATTAAACTTCTCCGGTTCAGACTGGTGCGTTCCCTGTATTGTAATGCATCGGGATTATTTTAACAACACCGTTTTTACAACAATGGCGGATGATAATCTCATTATGGTTAATGCCGATTTTCCAAGAAAGAAAAAAAATATAGGTTCGCCCGATCAGGTAAAACGAAATGAAGCCTTAGCAGAACGATACAATAAAGAAGGGCTTTTTCCTTTTACGCTACTTTTGAATGCCGATGGTAAAGTAATTAAAACCTGGAAAGGCAAGCCTGATGTTTCGGCTGAACAATGGGCACAGGAAGTAAAAAATATATGTGATGCTCAAAAGTAA
- a CDS encoding pseudouridine synthase produces the protein MLEIIYQDDYLVAINKPHGLLVHQSPIARDASEFAIQLLRDQIGKKVYPVHRIDRKTSGILLFALDKEVNKNLTEQLTLKTVEKKYWTIVRGYTPDEQLIDYALYKDNGTLQEAQTLIKTLAKVEIDIPSGKHSTSRYSFVEAFPLTGRMHQIRKHMAHILHPIIGDRPHGCNKQNKIWLEKFEMNTMLLHAQKLVFTHPVCNEKVVLTARPQDEFMRAAGIIGFHIDDKKGISIGNT, from the coding sequence ATGTTAGAGATTATTTATCAGGACGATTATTTAGTTGCCATCAATAAACCACACGGTCTTTTAGTACATCAATCCCCTATTGCAAGAGATGCTTCAGAATTTGCCATTCAGTTGTTGCGGGATCAAATTGGTAAAAAAGTATATCCGGTTCACCGGATTGATCGCAAAACTTCGGGGATTTTGCTTTTCGCATTGGACAAAGAAGTAAATAAAAATCTTACGGAACAGTTAACGCTAAAAACCGTCGAAAAAAAGTATTGGACCATTGTAAGAGGTTATACTCCCGATGAACAACTTATCGATTATGCTTTATACAAAGACAATGGCACTTTACAGGAAGCGCAAACATTAATTAAGACTCTAGCCAAAGTAGAAATCGATATCCCTTCGGGTAAACACAGTACCTCCCGATATTCGTTTGTAGAGGCTTTTCCGCTAACAGGCAGAATGCATCAGATTCGCAAACATATGGCTCATATTCTACATCCAATTATTGGTGACCGTCCTCACGGATGCAACAAGCAAAATAAAATATGGCTTGAAAAATTTGAAATGAATACTATGTTACTCCATGCTCAGAAATTGGTTTTCACACATCCTGTATGCAATGAAAAAGTGGTGCTTACGGCCCGCCCACAAGACGAATTTATGCGAGCCGCTGGAATTATCGGCTTTCATATTGATGACAAAAAAGGTATTAGTATTGGAAATACATAG
- a CDS encoding VOC family protein gives MALINPHINFNGNAEEAFEFYKAAFGGEFSKIVRFKDFKNPEFQISKNEENKIMHIALPIGKSNVLIGNDVPEFLGRVNENENRSKISISAASKEEADQLFHSLSAGGAIEMPISDSPWGSYFGMFRDKYGIEWIIDFNPKK, from the coding sequence ATGGCACTGATCAACCCTCATATCAACTTTAATGGTAATGCAGAAGAAGCTTTTGAATTTTATAAAGCTGCTTTTGGTGGAGAATTTTCAAAAATTGTCCGGTTCAAAGATTTTAAAAACCCGGAATTCCAAATAAGCAAAAACGAAGAAAATAAGATTATGCATATTGCATTGCCCATTGGTAAAAGTAATGTGTTAATTGGTAATGATGTGCCGGAGTTTTTGGGAAGGGTTAATGAAAATGAAAACCGAAGTAAAATTTCAATAAGCGCAGCCAGTAAAGAAGAAGCCGACCAATTATTCCATAGCCTTTCTGCAGGCGGAGCAATTGAAATGCCCATTTCGGATAGCCCGTGGGGTTCCTATTTTGGAATGTTTCGAGATAAATATGGAATTGAATGGATCATCGATTTTAATCCAAAAAAATAA